CAAAGAGTACTTGCCTGCCGCGGTAGTTCTCAACCTCGCCAAGCACCTCGCCCTCATCCGTTCCGTAGGTCACCGCTCGGGACGCCACGTCCTCCGCACTCCACTTCGTGCCGTCGGAGAACTCAACCTCGTCCAGCTTGGTGTAGTCACTGCTGAAGTGTTCCTGTACCCTGACGCTGCCGCTCCCGTCCTTCAGCGAAAGCGTCAGATCGTTCCCCCGGCGGGTCACCTCCAGGTCCTCCGCGGAGATACCCTCCCCGAACTTCAGGACATCCGTTTCCCGATCGCCGTAGTGGGAGTAATTGTTGATAACATCGTGCCCATCGCCACGGTTGTACACGTACACGTCATTACCGTAGCCCCCCTCGAGGGTATCGTCCCCAGTTCCGCCGACAAGTACGTCGTCACCACTCTGGCCATACAGCTTGTCGTTCCCGCCTCCGGCATAGATCCTGTCGTTGCCGTTGAAATTTCCGTTCTTGCCAAGCTCCTCGCCCTCATCCGTTCCGTAGGTCACCGCACGAGACGCCACGTCCTCGGCGCTCCACTTCGTCCCATCCGAAAACTCCACCTCGTCCAACTCGTAGTAGTCATTCCTGAAATGCTCCTGTACCCTGACGCTCCCCGTTCCGTCCTTCAGCGAGAACGTCACGTCGTTCCCACGACGGATCACCTCGAGGTCCTCCGCGGAGATCCCTTCTCCGAACTTCAGACGGTCCTTTGCACCATTGTCATAATAATACGTGCTGGTGTCGATCGTGTCGTGCCCGTCTCCCTTGTTGTACACGTACGTGTCGCTCCCGTAGCCCCCGACAAGATGGTCGTCGCCCGCTCCGCCGACAAGAACATCGTCTCCGTCCTGACCGTACAGCTTGTCGTCCCCGGCGTCGCCATACAAATATCTCGTACCTTCCCGAGTCAAAACAAGGGTACTCCCCTGCCACGTGATGTCTCCCTCGAGGAAGTCCTTCAGCTCGGCTCCCTGCCCCTTCAGCTCCGTCCCCAGCTTCTGACGAAGCCCCAAAAACTCCGCATAGGCCTTCTCGGCGTCCGTCTGGGCCGGCGTCTCCACGCTCAATCCCAGCTTGCCCCGATAGCTGGCCCGCAACTCGGCCTCCTTCCGGCTGGTCTCCGCAGCCTGCTTAAGGCTCCTTTCAGTATTTGACGACATCTTACGGAGGCCCCAGAACTGTTCCAGCGCCGTCCGCGGGTCCGTCTTCGCCGCCTCCCCAAGCCACGCCAAGGCTGGGTCCATCAGGATGTCCACCTTACCCGGCTTCACGACGTTCCCTTCCGCATCCTTCTCCGGCTCCGTCACCTTGTACTCCACGCGCTCAAAGAACGGCTTCAAATGCGTCTGCGCCAGCAGCCCCGTCTCCATGTCGCGCACGAGGTCCGCGTAGAGCTCCTTCAGGATCGGCGCCGCCGTGTTGTTGGGGTTCGGCCCGTCCACACCGTTGAAGTTCTCGCCGAAGAACTTCTCCAGAAACGCCAGTTGCCGCGCGTCCATCTGGCCGCCGCGGCTTCCGGGCGCCAGTCCATCCACCCCAGCCCACTTCTGGATCAGGGGCTCGAAAATCCGCCCGCGCTTCGACGGGTCCTTCTCCGCCGCGTATTGCTCCACCAGTCCCCGCAGCGCACCACTTTCGTCGCGGACCATGGCCTGGCGCAGGTCGTGCATGTTCCCGAAACCCATGAGGTCGGGCAGCGCCGCGACGTCCTCCGGGACATCCAAATACTCTCCGGGAATGGAGTACATCGGGACGCTGTAGGGCAGTGTCTCCGCAATCGTGCCCTTGCTCCCGTCCTGCCACTCGAACGTGCCCTTGGCACGGATCGAGCCGCCCGACTTCCAGAGCGCACGGTCCGCCTCGCGCGCCTGGTCCTTCAGGGCCAGGACCCGCTCCTCCCATGTCAGCTTCGCGAGGTCGCTCTGGGAAAGCGCGGGAGGCGTATTTCCGTTTACGGCCTCCGAGGCCAGACTCAGACTTTTGACTCCCGCATCGGCCAGGCTCGACATCTTCCCCTCGCCCGTCAAAACCTTCAGCGAGGCGTAGATCTCGTCGGAGGCGTCGATCTTCCCGTCCCCGTTGGAGTCGTACGCCCTGAGGGCGTCGAAGCCCGTGAGGGCGATGGAACCGTCCGGCAGTGTCATGGCGTCGCCGAACAGCTCACTTCCGTCGTCCGCCTTCCCATTGAAGTTCTTGTCCAGCACCAGGAACGCATCCGTCTTGTCGATCCACCGCGTGAACTCGTGGAAGCCGTTGGCGTTGAGGTCGAAGAACGCCACGTTCTTCAGCTCTACCTTCCCGTCCTTGTTCAGGTCTAGGACCAAGGGGTCGGGGCGGGCGGGAGCAGGCTGTGGACCTTGCCAACGACTGGGAAAACACAGACAAAGAGGAGAACATCCGCATTGTGAAAAAAGAATATGCGCCCCCCAAGCGCCCCCAGCCCCAATCAATCCACCCAAAGCAGTGCCCAATGCCCCGCCTATGACTCCACCCACATAACCACCAACATATGTTCCTAAAGGGCCTCCTAAAGATCCGTACCCCGCCCCCAATGCACATCCTTTCTGAATACCTTTTTTTGCCCCAAATAATGCCCCCACTTCATCGCTTCCCAAAGTCCAGCTTCAAAGCCTGCACCGCAGCCACAACCTGCCATCTTTACACCTTCTTCCATTGTTTTTTTGAATAACCGATTACTGAATTTAAGTGAATGTTTTCAGAACTAAAAATATGCTGCTTATTCTATTAAAACCGACCTCAACAAAAAATAGTCATCCCATCCCCACCTCAATAAAGCAGAACTACACCAAATAAATCTCCAATGAAAAAACAGTTCAGAAATAAAAAGCTCAGGGGAATAAACAGATATAATCCTGACAACAACTTTATAAAACAATATATCCATTGCAATAATCAAAAAAAACGACAACATTCTTTTTATAATCTGCTTAACTGGATAGCCAAATATCATATATCTCAAGCACAGTGAAGAGAGCAAAGAAATTAACGAGCTTA
This window of the uncultured Fretibacterium sp. genome carries:
- a CDS encoding calcium-binding protein, translating into MAFFDLNANGFHEFTRWIDKTDAFLVLDKNFNGKADDGSELFGDAMTLPDGSIALTGFDALRAYDSNGDGKIDASDEIYASLKVLTGEGKMSSLADAGVKSLSLASEAVNGNTPPALSQSDLAKLTWEERVLALKDQAREADRALWKSGGSIRAKGTFEWQDGSKGTIAETLPYSVPMYSIPGEYLDVPEDVAALPDLMGFGNMHDLRQAMVRDESGALRGLVEQYAAEKDPSKRGRIFEPLIQKWAGVDGLAPGSRGGQMDARQLAFLEKFFGENFNGVDGPNPNNTAAPILKELYADLVRDMETGLLAQTHLKPFFERVEYKVTEPEKDAEGNVVKPGKVDILMDPALAWLGEAAKTDPRTALEQFWGLRKMSSNTERSLKQAAETSRKEAELRASYRGKLGLSVETPAQTDAEKAYAEFLGLRQKLGTELKGQGAELKDFLEGDITWQGSTLVLTREGTRYLYGDAGDDKLYGQDGDDVLVGGAGDDHLVGGYGSDTYVYNKGDGHDTIDTSTYYYDNGAKDRLKFGEGISAEDLEVIRRGNDVTFSLKDGTGSVRVQEHFRNDYYELDEVEFSDGTKWSAEDVASRAVTYGTDEGEELGKNGNFNGNDRIYAGGGNDKLYGQSGDDVLVGGTGDDTLEGGYGNDVYVYNRGDGHDVINNYSHYGDRETDVLKFGEGISAEDLEVTRRGNDLTLSLKDGSGSVRVQEHFSSDYTKLDEVEFSDGTKWSAEDVASRAVTYGTDEGEVLGEVENYRGRQVLF